The following are from one region of the Heliangelus exortis chromosome 29, bHelExo1.hap1, whole genome shotgun sequence genome:
- the NXPH3 gene encoding neurexophilin-3, which produces MHLPRSCIVLLIQRSISLLVIFGHESGKGAEQHERKSQERAQVQKPRELLPPKSLLTPTLPHNVTLLELVSSSRELWDILDHLSKHDHVPHPRGQRDLGSGSGKLKKIFGWGDFYSNIKTVKLNLLITGKVVDHGNGTVNVFFRHNSTGQGNISVSLVPPTKAVEFDLEQQIFIEAKESKIFNCRVEYEKVDRAKKTTLCTYDPSKTCYHEHTQSHVSWVCSKPFKVICIYITFYSIDYRLVQKVCPDYNYHSDVPYYPSG; this is translated from the exons ATGCATCTCCCTCGGAGCTGCATCGTCCTCCTCATCCAGAGGAGCATCTCCCTGCTG GTGATCTTTGGCCACGAATCAGGGAAAGGTGCTGAGCAACACGAACGCAAGAGCCAGGAGAGAGCTCAAGTACAGAAGCCCAGAGAGCTGCTCCCTCCCAAGTCCCTCTTAACTCCCACCTTACCACACAACGTGACTCTCCTGGAGCTGGTGAGCAGCTCACGGGAGCTCTGGGATATCCTAGACCACCTGTCCAAGCATGACCACGTTCCACAtcccaggggacagagggactTGGGGTCAGGCTCAggcaagctgaaaaaaatatttggctggGGAGATTTCTATTCCAACATCAAGACAGTAAAGTTGAACCTCTTGATCACCGGGAAGGTGGTTGACCACGGCAACGGCACCGTCAATGTCTTCTTCAGACACAACTCTACTGGGCAAGGGAATATCTCTGTCAGCCTTGTCCCCCCCACCAAGGCAGTGGAGTTTGACCTGGAGCAACAGATCTTCATCGAGGCCAAAGAATCCAAAATCTTCAACTGCCGCGTGGAGTACGAGAAAGTGGATCGAGCCAAGAAGACCACGCTCTGCACATACGACCCATCTAAGACCTGCTACCATGAGCACACCCAAAGTCACGTCTCCTGGGTCTGCTCCAAGCCCTTCAAAGTCATCTGCATCTACATCACCTTCTACAGCATAGACTACAGGCTGGTGCAGAAAGTGTGTCCCGACTACAACTACCACAGTGATGTCCCCTACTACCCCTCGGGATGA